CACTGAAGTTGGTTCTCAGCAGGGCCAGGTCTTCACTCCAGGCTATATGGTAGCGTGCAGCTGTGAAACAaaggaaaagataaaaaaaaggtTATTAGAAACAACAGGAACATCATTTTGATAATGCTTTTTGTGACAATGTGTTTTATTACATGTTACACTTAGTGGACATTTTTATCCAAATCTACAGATATTACACACAGGGTCCTGGTTACAagccctggaacagtgtggggttaggtactgTACCTTGCTTAAGGGCCATGGAGGGTGGAAAGGAATGCTAAGgggattgaaccggcaaccctgtgatctagagtccTACTCCCTAACCATCACACCATGACAGCCCAGTTACATGTGAGCATAAAGAAATGCTTTGGGCCTTACCCCTTCCCTCATCATAGCTCGCTCCGGGAGCAGTCCATGTGAGAGTCACATTGTCTTCCTCAAGTTCAGCTCTCAGGTCTGTGATCTTGCTGGGAGGAAATGCAGGAGGTCGTGTAGAGCCTGAGGGTAACGTCACCACAAAACTCTCTCCTGTGGCCGTCCTGGTGAAGCTCCCCACCTCTACTGGCTCATGGTTTACAGGAGGCTTTGGGGGATTCAGCCTCACTTTGCCTAATAAGGGATACAGTGTAGCAATGAGAGTCCTTGTGTTAAGTTAAAGCAGGTAAACAGCCATGATTCAGGCCAAGTTAAGTCTTGCCACTCATTGAATGGCTTCCGAAAGTTTGAATACCGGTATGATAAATAGAATTCAAAGCTAATGCAGTAACTGAACCAAAaactcatgtaggcctatctcgTTACTGTTCTGAAACTCTGTTTAACATCAGTCGTTCAGTATAATTGGTCTTCTGGGCCATATCACAGCAAGTTGGGTGTAAACATGACTTGGGTGGGTGTATTAGCCTGTTCTTTCATGATTATGCAGTCTGAAGAAGAGAAGTAGTCATTATGCTATCGGTTATTGTGACTTTTACCATCCACCACGTAGCCTGGGATGTAGGGTGCTCCACTGTGTTTTCTTGCATACACCATGGTTTTGTCCTTGTTCTTAACTCTCACTTTCAAGCTGTACCGTCCAGACTTCATGTTAGTAAAATAACGTGAATAGACACCATCAAGCCTGAAAGCATCTGCACCTGAACAAAAGATATTTGGGCTGTGAGATGAAAATGTATACAAACTTTCTACCCAAACATAGCCTGAACCTGCCTAGAGgcagaacatatttttgcctggAGTGTTGCTTTTCATATGGCTTGCCAGGCTAACCTAACATAATTTTAATAACATACTACAGTAAAGCTCTTATGTCCtgtattgacttgacttgacttgaaagctttaatgtcctttaaaaggcaatttgatttacCGTACATcacagcagaatgaatggcataaaaacatagaggcctacaataaaaacacatacagtgcaacaaatacactcaatagctaaacatactgtatagttactatgtaaataaatacgtaataaatacagaccactggtcaaatgcatccattaacacaatatgaaagtccataatgtcatgaatatatctcccacatcttgttcaattcgttaattgccatggggatgaaggagttctttgctCCATTCGTTCTAATATGGGGTTGGCAAGTCGATCCGTCACCAGGGCCGAAAACGTCACTTCCGGATCCATTCCGGATCCATTCGTTATCAACTACCATGTAAACACAATGTAATAAAACTCGACAAGAAGCGGATGAAAAATGGTACAGTGCTGTGTCCCGTTGTGTAAGAACAGAAACGACGTCGACAAAGGATTCCccttttaccgttttcctgtcgACGAGAAAGTCAGCAAAAAGTGGCTGAAGTTGATACGGTAAGTTTGATTCAAAATCTTAATGAATGCAGCTTAATGGTAGGTAGCTTACATCAGCTAACTAGCGAGTTGTTAGCTGTGGAAAAGCTGTTACTAGGCAACACTGATCTATTTTTCATCCAAACAGACTAGTATTTTGATTGCAAAATCGTTTAGTGTCTATGCCCATCATGAAAAATGATGAAGTAACCAGTACCAGTCGAAGTTTTTTTATGATAGTTGGAGGGAGCTTGCTATTGAAGATAGCTCTCACTAAGGAAACAGCTGGCAGATCAGCTGTCCTTACGTGTTGTTAGTTGTGGGAAAGCGGTCAGCTCGGACACTTAATTGAGCAAAACCGATGTATATATTGTTTTAACAGACTAATATTTTATGGTAACGTGGTACAGGCCATGAAAAATGAGAAAGTATCACACTAGTACCGATGTAACAGAGATttcctgattgtcgctcccaacgcaggacgctccccggtcggctcgctcccactagccagactatcgatcccaccgccatataacggagctagttatctttttgatgttagttttttgtttctaaccctaaccctaaattgtatgtgacagtgtatgataatacgtgaaatataatcgggcgggactacacgtccgggagtgatagaaacacctgggactacacgtccgggagcgatctcagttgggagtgtccatctacctccctgtAAGAGACTATCTGGGCCCCCCTCAACTGGCGATTCCAGTTTAaaagtgacatttacttacgaccaattaccattgcttctaacatctgcagtcgccagttgttacggcccaagatagtaTTTTACACCGGTCAAAGTTGACTAGAGATGATGGGGGAGTCTGTGATGCAATATACTAATGACagtttctatgtgcgtgtgtctttttcccCCCAGACGTGACAATTTCACTCCAACTCCTAATACCAGGATCTGCGGGTGGCATTTCCCGAATGGAAAGGCAGCCGGACCCACAAGATTTGCCTGGAACGAGGGAAAGGCTTTTCAGTCCATTGAACAGCCATCCAAACGACTGAAGACACTCCCTGtcactgaggaagaggaagacgaggcagAGGCAGGTCCATGCCACCTTGAAGTTCAACGATCAACCGAATTGTTGCAAATGGAGAATgcccaactgaaagaagaaaatttAAGATTGCATACACAactacagaatcataagcaaacaTTTTCATTCGACCAAATATCCTCTGTGCCCCGCAAAGTCATTTATTACACAGGCATGCCTGATGCTGCCACAGTTTTCTTTCTATATGCCCTTCTTTCCAAATTTCCCCTCAAGTATCACTATGATTGGACTGTCCAAAGTATGCCACTAATTGATCAATTGCTGTTAACTCTGATGAAGCTCCGGCTGAATTGTGGGATCGAAGACCTCTCCACCAGATTTAACTGCAGTCGAACCACAGTCACCAATATTTTTATGACCATCTCCAGTGCCCTTTATGACATCTTGTACGTTGGAATGATGGAAAACAACATCCCTTCCCGTTTCAAAAACCAAACCTCCCTGCCAGAGTGCTTCCTCCCATTCCCCAACTGCCGTATTGTGCTTGACTGCACTGAAGTGGCTGTCTGCAACACCGAAAGCCTTGAGGACCAAAGTAAGCTGTACAGCCATTACAAAGGATGCACCACACTTAAGGCTCTGGTCGGTGTGGCGCCCAATGGAGTTATCACGTTTGTTAGTGAACTGTATGGTGGGAGCATATCCGACAAAGCCATAACAGCTGACAGTGGAGTGCTGGAACAACTTGTTCCAGGGGACATGGTGATGGCTGACAAGGGCTTCACCATCCGCGACATTTTGCCCGAAGGTGTTTCCCTCAACATCCCCACATTCCTTGTCGATGGACAGTTCACATTGCAGGAAGTTCAGTATAATAGACTGATTGCCAGTGCCAGAGTCCATGTGGAACGTTCTATTCAGCGCCTGAAAACATTTCGGATTTTGAAAGAGATCCCACATCAGTACAAGAAGCATGGCAACAAgatctggaaagtgtgtgtgtgcttgatgaacTTACAGACACCCATCCTGAGGGAAGTAGACGTCTGATCTTACCAGTCATCATAAATAATCAGTTATCATAatattgtatataaataaatgttatagtatgtcttcatttgtgtttgtcttttgcatTATATTCACACAGTAATATTGTTTAATGTAGAATGAATATCTAAGATAAGTACTTGGGCATTCCAGTGGCGCAGGTGTTGGACAAAACAAGATAACTTTAAGGAAATAATTCAGTTAATGTACCATGAAGTATTttggagcatagaacagtgttaagtacttgggcattcaagtccaatctcacacacatccaaattcttttttgttggttgggtgcaggttcaaaatgtgaagtacttgtaaggtaatgaaagaactgcacactgataagctcccatttacaccatttttattccgaaacatcactggaataaaaaatggagtaaatgggagctcaccgGTGTGCGGTTCTTTCATTACCTTGCAAGTACTTGGACATTCCCTTTGTAAGGCTAGATGCAAGATGAGACAACTTCCTAAAGACACATGCTGTGTCCAGTGTAAATTCAATGCTGACTTTCATAACCCCTGATTtcagaatgtgtaaaaaaaatatgacacataTCAGTAAATAAGTTCAATAAGTTAACATTTATTTGTTATTGAAGAGAGCACGGGGCAGAAAATGGTCCTTGTAAAAATTTTCCAGGACCTTAAGATTGCTGACCCAGGCTGGGTCTTTTTTAATCTCTACAATGGCCATGTCCTGAGTTGTCCATACAACTAGATGACAGGTGGTAGCCTCTGTCAGGTGCAGGTTGCCCTGAATCTGATGCCAGTAGTTGTGGGTGTTCTTCAACCTAAATAGCCCGGTGACTTGGTCCACGTACAGGTAAAAGTCCTTTGCCTCTGCTGCCTGAGCGATTGTTTTCTCTCTGGCAGAATATGGGCATTTCACCTCCACAAGGTAATTGCTGGACAGTAGAAGTCCATCTGGGGAGGCCCCAAGCAGCCCACTGTCAGACAGGAACAGTCCCTTCTCCAGGATGGTCTCCCCACTTTGTTCCATGAACTTCTTTTTGGCCTCTTTCTCGTGCACGATTCCCCAATCACATGCCTGGGGACAGAGAATGAAACACAAGTGTAAGaatcaaaagcaaataaatagCAAAGTAGCCTAGTAAATGGTAGCCTAGTAAATGGCAAAAAAATTACACGGTGTATTCGCTACTCACACGAGCTCCTTGTTTGGGGTTGTATTCTCCCAGCAGTGTCTTGAACAATGAAGGTGGGAAAGACTGTCTTCTGACTGcagacaaaaccaaaccaaagttgCTCGCTGTGATCCTCTTCTTGCGATATGCTGCCCTGTTACAGAGAAAGCCATTTTAGTTGACACATAGATGATTAAGGAAATACGACACAAAACTCATGTCAATCCAAATGGCAACTTTCTGACCCAAGCAGAATAATTGTACAAGTGtcgattacatttacattatttgtttgtgtttaaagtcaaaaagtt
This is a stretch of genomic DNA from Engraulis encrasicolus isolate BLACKSEA-1 chromosome 6, IST_EnEncr_1.0, whole genome shotgun sequence. It encodes these proteins:
- the LOC134451457 gene encoding uncharacterized protein LOC134451457 — encoded protein: MVQCCVPLCKNRNDVDKGFPFYRFPVDEKVSKKWLKLIRRDNFTPTPNTRICGWHFPNGKAAGPTRFAWNEGKAFQSIEQPSKRLKTLPVTEEEEDEAEAGPCHLEVQRSTELLQMENAQLKEENLRLHTQLQNHKQTFSFDQISSVPRKVIYYTGMPDAATVFFLYALLSKFPLKYHYDWTVQSMPLIDQLLLTLMKLRLNCGIEDLSTRFNCSRTTVTNIFMTISSALYDILYVGMMENNIPSRFKNQTSLPECFLPFPNCRIVLDCTEVAVCNTESLEDQSKLYSHYKGCTTLKALVGVAPNGVITFVSELYGGSISDKAITADSGVLEQLVPGDMVMADKGFTIRDILPEGVSLNIPTFLVDGQFTLQEVQYNRLIASARVHVERSIQRLKTFRILKEIPHQYKKHGNKIWKVCVCLMNLQTPILREVDV
- the LOC134451458 gene encoding uncharacterized protein LOC134451458 isoform X2, encoding MTRTDVECVWRRPTAPKTEDVVAKRLSVMAPSTSKAGIKRPVTEEDKGWTRQSLAQFGRFTGLGFILAPEIHQEFDPSLPEKLFDGILASQEYSDAQDKEDFIMTSLAVSQQQKEAIERATVGQTSNALWAAYRKKRITASNFGLVLSAVRRQSFPPSLFKTLLGEYNPKQGARACDWGIVHEKEAKKKFMEQSGETILEKGLFLSDSGLLGASPDGLLLSSNYLVEVKCPYSAREKTIAQAAEAKDFYLYVDQVTGLFRLKNTHNYWHQIQGNLHLTEATTCHLVVWTTQDMAIVEIKKDPAWVSNLKVLENFYKDHFLPRALFNNK